atgcaaagaatttcagGCTAATGTAGATATGCTTGAGGCAGTGTTGCCCGTACAGccagtggggaggaggaggtgttcaccaGCCTTCTTTTACATGGTCACATAAAGCACAAGTGACTCCTGTCCCAGAATTGTTTGCTCTGTGTTTGAAATGGGGCCTGAGACCACAGGTTTTTCGGATAATTCAGGCTGAAGAgaccacaggaggcctgtagtgcaacTTGCTGCTTAAAGCGGggtcagagagagggtcagaaaccaaaaaatgtccctgccaaaggacttctggggtgacagagcaggagaagacagtagagagTTGGCAGCATAATAGAAGTCCCATGCAAAAAggtttcccttttcccttcctccagagaattaaatcctcagctctTCAGAGAGAACCAGCTGGGACACtgactttgccactaacatggaggcagagaagttcctgagccccttacagacagaggctggtccaaaggccaccaccccaaaggcaccagacccccaggcacacctgccttgctgctgggcactctccagccccaggcaggaggtctgtggggagcagcgtggggtctgcagcctgcagccctggccacccagcaggtgtggtgggaccccactCCTCTAGATGAGACTGGGCTCTTGTCCCAATATTCAATGtgtccaatatcgggggggggggggttcgttacgatcccaaggacgagattaagacgctaaaaccggtcaaatatcgtacaaccttttaactttattttccacggagtggggagaaaaggtggggaaaggcgaaggggaggagagagaaagagagagagagaaaagggggagagagaaagagatatcaccacccgtggatccagcggcgtcccgttggtcctcttcaccctgggtgtaaattttagcaatgcacgtgcagtaattacaactcgagcagggtccgaccctaggttcccgctgaaaagttcggagccaaatcaaggcaaattaaacaaataaattgttacagctcgagttgggtgcctccgaagagggaccctgtacaaagaaaaccctgggcaattatagctttttcaaattaagtttcccacccctcatgcggtagttcagaccaatagtaatttttgggtctggggtctcctgctccctattgggtctcctcgttgttcccaggcaggctgcttttctcccttatctttactgttgcggtttctgctgacagatgtgtcttgattcctcgggttctgcccttctttctcaaggccctgacaaacaggtgttgttccagcaattagcactgccccagcagtgacagtaggtgttatcttccaaggtcctgatgaagagggtataatccagacccccccctaattaacactgtttcagcagtgaggggaggctttgtttcccagggtcctggcgcccaagcaggccttatttcacagccttgacatcctccctcctggagtgtgacgcatagggatgcaaactgctggtaactcccttatcttgccagtctgcaccagctctggggccctttctcactgaactagggagtgcggcctaaggcttcagcaaatttagctactcatgctaagcaagttttataaaagttgtgctaagcagcagtaatttgcagtccaggtcccaaagtctcttccgatcgtgccctggtttggcgcaggctcggtgtgtcccaggtggtcgcagggagaccatttcaggggtcgcagcagctcagtcctgtttccgccgggaacagatggcttgtttggggttatggtttgcttgcaccttatgtaccaagaaatgtttaaggcaaaagttcactcatctgtccaccacaccctggcagtgccagccccacctcagcccactcctgaaaggctccagcgcagccctggagggagctggagctgccttgagCCCCAGGGcagtctggcggcaggagggtttgacatgggcacagcagcagcggtgccgggagcaggggaaAAGCAAGGATATTGTGGCAAAGACAGACCCCTGCCCTTCGTTGCATggccggggcactggatgggtgatgcctttgtggccggTCAGGCTCCAGGTTCGTGGTGGATGCCCACTCGAGGGTAGGAGCACCGGCATCTTCATGGGAGCCGtgactgtgaggaaggcaagtgggcagacccaggcccaggcaactgcaaaggccagggatGGAAAAGGCAGCATGGAGCTGGTGAAggacctccctcccctcccatgtggaagagagtccccaggcaatgctggactTCACTTTGGCCgatgggaggggagcacagggagagtggaagaggcagatggagcctctcgaGGTGCgtgagttttccaaagcccagggctgagcaAGGGACTTTTGGCTCTTCCCCCTGACACTCTCCAAGCTGAGCttgttctgctctgccccaggggctctcctccccctgccagctgtgccagagcagaggccgaggagcaagaattcatggaatctcagagttttggtgggaagggacctctggagatctgcagtccaacctcccatacaaagcagggctggttggcgCCCTGCAGTCTTGTCTGGCCattgctggactgtgcctgatgctggttaccatccccaaacctgctctgctcctcttgtccaggcactgTGGGATggcacctctcatcagtgggaccctgccctgcctgcctgccttgccggcaccctcagTTCTTGGCTTCCCTCATcttttgtatttacagccttCTTTGGGATCTCCTTggatcccagcttcccttgccaaggctttcttcaCTGTAGGCAGAGGCAGGTCCAAGGCCGAGACGGGGATTCGGGTCAGCAGGACGGAGACAGGGTCAGGTTAAGACCCAAGAAGCGCAGGGCCAGGAACAGGCATGTCTACAGCATCACTCAGGCACGgtccaaggacaagggcagcagctccctggcaaggacACAAGGCCTCGCAGCGAGGCTGGTCACTCTcagtctcccctgctcttgtgcccagcagatccccctccctgtctgcctgcagcccctccatgcccaccccgctgcccagcacagcaccagagccctggccctgcagcccctccagcagctcctgctgccccagggacagagcagcctgccccgagccggTGACCAGAGgaacctgtttctcattctcattttctctctctgattgctgccctgcttttctcctgggacatccctgctccccagagagcctttccccaggtcagtgtgtctgtgctggcctggctgttcctgcacccctgccctgtgctccctgcagggccccaggctggtggtgctgctctgcagggtgagcaggctgtgaggctacggggttattccacactggctgtggtggtcggggtgggaagcagacccagctgggcagggaccagTGATATTACTGGCACAGGTCTctgctcatggacagtgctcagggtgaccccaggacatttgcaatggcaggagatgtgtttgggtgggcactagctccagtctgtggtgtttcactgagggtgcaggaatcactctccagggccccttccctgcgcctcctgggtccccactgcctccctGAGGATTGCAGAGTCCTTGTTGCCCCctgcatccctggatttagtgctctaccttctggttactgcaccatggaccatccctcactttgtgaggctccactgaCCGCCGacccccaggcacacgctgtccctggagatcccctgagctctcctgggggatcagattcccctccagaaggaagggcatctctcatcagcgctgtcacctgtgggacagccccaggcaggcaattcagacaccattccccatctccactggtcactgacagatgaaccctgaatccagccctcagtccctaatgGACCagccagggactctgagctcatctccTGGAGActgtggagttcacaagcagagcagtaggcccttttgtggtgcaaccCCTTGggcgtatttttgactccatcttctgaagaaaggccagacttcaggcacgtcacaggggagatccctttttattatacaaaatgttattttggaatccaggtctggcataagggtgcccagcgcctggtgctgcctgagctcacagaaatgcacaaggaagcaccacGTCACCAGAGCACTGAGGCCATAtgcacacatgagagcacagggtggaaaggagaagaaaccttgaaaagcggaagtcctgctgctgctggtggatgtgtctcccagaaagctgcagcaCCCACTcgaaggctgcagccaggaaatgcctgctgtggcagtggggggacagtcctgaggagcagagggtctgtccctacAAGCTGCACCTAgactctcctgccctcccctcccactcTGCTGTGAACattggagcactggagagggaagggacgaGGCCACggtgacagctggctgccaccctcacaggagaggggtgtgagatcacaccctgagtgtcgccaggggagctgagctctcctaaaggGCACGAGACCCATGGTCTCATCTTGTCTACACTTGTCTAAGCCTGATTGTCCCCTTGACGTCCCTGGATGGCAGTGCCAagagagacactgcaaagggaaactctcctcgttgcactgggggcatccgagggagctcagactaggaacctctgaggttcccccatctctgctgatgaagggggaagcctggcttgcTGCTTCAAcgtggtctctgggtcagattcaaatgagacaTTCCTGAGCATAAGTGGTATGaaccaaaactttattttttctttttacaagaatgtaccagagaagaataagaaaaaaaaaaaaaaaaaaaagaataacagagctttgctgccaaaatCACTCTGAATGAAGAGCAAACACACACGGGATGGTTATTGGTGTTGACATCGTACCCATTGAAggagtttcttcagtgcctccttgatctccctgttcctcatgctgtagatgagggggttcagcgTTGGAGGCATCGCTgtgtacagaacagccagcaccagatccagagctggggaggagatggaggggggtttcaggtaggcaaaaaatgagctgctgacaaacagggagaccacggccaggtgcgggaggcacatggaaaaggctttgtgccggccctgctcagaggggatcctcagcacagcagtgaagatctgcacgtaggacagcacaatgaagatgaaacacccaaagcatAAAAAGGCAGTAACCGCAATAAGCCCAACTTCGCTGAGGAAGGCATccgagcaggagagcttgaggatatgggggatttcacagaagaactggtccacggtgTTGCCTTTGTacagtggtattgaaaatgtgttagctgtgtgcaggagagcactgagaaaaccactggcccaggcagctgctgcaattctgacacaagctctgctgcccatgatggtcccgtagtgcaggggtctgcagatggcaatgtagcggtcataggccatgacagtgagaagggaatactctgctgaaatgaaaatgccaaaacctaagacctgggcagcacatcctgcgtaggaaatggctctggtgtcccacagggaattggccatggatttggggacagtagtggagatggtgccaaggtcgaggagggagaggttgaggaggaagaagtacatgggggtgtggaggcggtggtcgcaggctacagctgtgatgatgaggccgttgcccaggagggcagccaggtagatgcccaggaagagcgagaagtgcaagagctgcagctcccgtgtgtctgcaaatgccaggaggaggaactcattgagggagctgctgttggacattttgctcgcTCCAGGCACGTGGGactgttaaaggaagaaaagacattgacaagtcaggagagacttttctgttcaaatctctttccctttctcacagacaCCCCCAACACatgcacagtcacacacacacacatacacacaaacagtgCTTTTCTCCTCGGCAGGACCTTGGttcagctccctgtctggagCTCCAGTTTGTGCTGGCTGAATGTGCCATGGGGggtcagtcctgctgtaatgtACAAAGTCTGTGTAACATCTTCACATCCAGTTCTGAGGCTTTTTGatcacaaaagcaacagcttcactttgGGGGTGGAGCGGGGGGGTGGGGGCTTGTCTGCTTCTTTGTCTGTTCTGCAGGGTAGGAATATGcaacctctcccctgctctcagtgtgaagactagtgaggcctgagaggcaaaagctctccctgtgccctaggacagagaCAACACACTGGTCTCCACATCACTCCCATTCCCAGATGCCTTGGCTGTGCACCTGTCTCAGTGGACAATCTCAGCCACAAGTTACCCTTAAAGGAAACTGGcctgtgctgacagtggtgtccacttgcaaagcacagatctccaaacccacctccctttctcagctcGGATATTCCGAGAGTGATGGAGAGGGTGTGACATAGCACATGGCTCCGATGATCAGAATAAGGACTCTGATGCAGCTCTGACACTGAGGGAGCTCTCAGCACTCATTTTGTAGCCAAAAACACAAAGTGCTTGTTTCAGCTGCCCACATACAGCCACccgcagcagcatttccatttccttagcacctctgtggcttctgcatgggacattcagctattgcacatgtcctacagaagagctgtgcccttccGGAGGGCAgtgcacagcctggcagcacaccccATGGAGCATCAAGTGTCTTAAAGGCGGGATCTCCTGAAGGACAGTCATCTCATTCCCCATTCCTCTGCTGGGTGAGAGAGGAAAGACGATGGGGGCTTGCTCATGGGaaagcatctgccctgcaggggctggcagagaacTTCCTGCACCCCAACCTCACATGACCCGTCTGGTAGcagtttcctctccctctctgaccatctctccgCTGCTAGGagatgtccttgctggcagctgcTCCTTTGTCCcaacacagaccccatcccacccactgtgatctcagctctgccctacagaaacctccaagcagcaggagacTGCCCAGGGGCATATCTCTGTTTGCAGGTGTtaaagagcagagctgaaaatctccagtgagactggcaaggtgatgttggtgctgtctgtaggctgaggagtGGTGAAGGCACCTGCAAACCTATCCCTCCTTCAGTGTGGTGGTTAAGAAGCTTAGCCCCTTGTTTAAACCTGACTactgcatttccattcccaccatGCAGAGACAAGTCCTAAGGAAAACTCCACTCTCaaaatgtcctcatggtgagctggagctgtgagcagccctgacccatgcagcaccatctCAGTAGGAGGATGAACCTGCCCTACCAGGGGTCccccctctcacccagagcttctccccacagcaccatggggagtgagtgctgaccctcacaggcagcagaagcactgccctgggcacacagcaccctggggcgcagggacactgctctgaattacagccctgcgcAGACCTAGGTGCGTTCCctggcttcacatccctgcagccatccctgggagaagggagccagaTGCCCTGTTGCTGATGGTGTGGCAGGAATTCCCTGCTCTGaaacatctcctcctcctcctctgcaaaggagaagccagcagagtgATCCTTTAAAAGTCTATCAGTCATGGGAAGGGCTGCATTCAGAAGACCTTTCCAGGAACTGCAGCAGTCTTGCTCTACAGACAGAGACTTACTGTACAAAGatctgtgaagattcctcccacagtgagctctcctctggcctcccactccacactgccttccacttctctctgccttctctcatctcatgtcagcagcagcaggcagtgcccacagccctgctgctcttggcagaggagctgctcctgcacacagctgtgtctgggcagtgctgccaggttgccatgagctccctccatcccaggagcctggccaagattaggagcaaaggcccagttaatgacatgactttctctgtcccttgtgctccgtcctcctgggaaatgttcactggaataaactaaaataatcacctattgtccttttctaaggagtggagagaaactgattgcaacattgcaacttatttcatcagaggatggttatctatgagaggtggaaatgtcccactccggaaggccctattcccttctcataactaggcaggacacctagatggggacaaggagggagctcatggacacatggtaCAGGTGTTGATTCATATgaatcaatctgggcatctcatgcctgtttaaaagcccccGGGCtacagtgggattcagatccctcccacgaactccacaaacacaccggagctgagattcctcttcccaagttgaagtgtgcacaacacaggGGTCTGCACATTAGCTCCTTGTCTCCActcccattgtaatcactggagggggagggtgggagtcagttagctggtgacacctggtgacatttgaaaagacagaggtggtccgaggcatgtgcagtgtctgcttgctctgatagagCAACTGGGAGACCCGCATCCTgctggagcatgaggtgggggccaggtggggaatttccttggccatctgaaatgaccccagatgcctcctacaactagagccccactcactaggaagctgagacgcaagcagattccaatgttacaagcagctaatgtaattcagtgcagacaatttaatgacatagaaagaggcctgcagggccatgtcggatgcctgaggagtccagcacaaccacacgtctctagcacatacagcatggcacattcaggaaaaccatgtgcctttggagtcgctgctgggcaagtgccccagggcatcttgggcttcctacctgtgcccaaataaatgaatcctacctctgccttcaggcacagtctctactgtctgcatgTGCTTCATatatgggagaggcacatcacaccaaggtccccactctagtctctgcactctcaaacccttc
Above is a window of Dromaius novaehollandiae isolate bDroNov1 chromosome 30, bDroNov1.hap1, whole genome shotgun sequence DNA encoding:
- the LOC135324032 gene encoding olfactory receptor 14J1-like, giving the protein MSNSSSLNEFLLLAFADTRELQLLHFSLFLGIYLAALLGNGLIITAVACDHRLHTPMYFFLLNLSLLDLGTISTTVPKSMANSLWDTRAISYAGCAAQVLGFGIFISAEYSLLTVMAYDRYIAICRPLHYGTIMGSRACVRIAAAAWASGFLSALLHTANTFSIPLYKGNTVDQFFCEIPHILKLSCSDAFLSEVGLIAVTAFLCFGCFIFIVLSYVQIFTAVLRIPSEQGRHKAFSMCLPHLAVVSLFVSSSFFAYLKPPSISSPALDLVLAVLYTAMPPTLNPLIYSMRNREIKEALKKLLQWVRCQHQ